Proteins encoded in a region of the Roseateles sp. SL47 genome:
- a CDS encoding Y-family DNA polymerase — MLWVALILPPSPTDDPKAPAVVSPDAQRGLAMWCLQFTPRVARMEDAVVMEVAASLRLFRGRAALQARLADEAPDLGVCSIGWASTATAALILARCGIKGVGDRLLQAVLDPLPLGTLSAAAVHAPALSRAGVRTLGQLRQLPRGGISRRFGAGVLAALDQAYGLRPEVHGWEALPEDFHARLELPSREDRAPALLMSARPLLMQLCGWLAARHAGATGITLHWVHDSMRARDIGDHGQLTVRTAEPIRELEHFCRLLAEHLAKTALLAPVGELRLEAVGVQALTEDSASLLPDEVRTGETLYLTLERIAARLGPERVMQPALADDHRLEWMTRWQPSDPATHQRKSRPRPCAAPQTPEPTFLLDAPLRLAVRDHRPQYQGMLTLLIGPDRVEGGWWDRLPDDTPGHRNVLRDYWVAVNANAGVLAIFQERLADGEGAWYLHGIYA, encoded by the coding sequence ATGCTGTGGGTCGCCCTGATTCTTCCGCCCTCTCCTACTGACGATCCCAAGGCGCCTGCGGTGGTCTCGCCAGATGCCCAGCGGGGCCTGGCGATGTGGTGCCTGCAGTTCACACCCCGTGTGGCCCGTATGGAAGACGCGGTGGTGATGGAGGTAGCGGCCAGCCTGCGCCTGTTTCGTGGACGCGCGGCCCTCCAGGCCCGCCTGGCCGATGAAGCCCCGGACCTGGGCGTGTGCAGCATCGGCTGGGCCTCCACGGCCACGGCAGCGCTGATCCTGGCCCGCTGCGGCATCAAGGGTGTGGGAGACCGGCTGCTGCAGGCGGTGCTGGATCCACTGCCGCTGGGCACCCTGAGTGCTGCAGCCGTCCATGCCCCTGCGCTCAGCCGCGCGGGTGTGCGCACCCTGGGGCAACTGCGCCAACTGCCACGTGGCGGCATCAGCCGCCGCTTTGGCGCGGGCGTCCTGGCCGCCCTGGACCAGGCCTACGGCTTGCGGCCCGAAGTCCATGGCTGGGAAGCTTTGCCGGAGGACTTCCATGCCCGCCTGGAGCTGCCCAGCCGGGAAGACCGTGCCCCCGCCCTGCTGATGAGCGCACGGCCTTTGCTGATGCAGCTGTGCGGGTGGCTGGCCGCGCGCCATGCCGGCGCCACCGGCATCACCCTGCATTGGGTGCACGACTCCATGCGCGCCCGGGACATCGGTGATCACGGCCAGTTGACCGTGCGGACGGCCGAGCCCATTCGCGAGCTGGAGCATTTCTGCCGGCTGCTGGCCGAGCATCTGGCCAAGACGGCATTGCTGGCTCCGGTGGGGGAACTGCGGCTGGAAGCCGTGGGGGTGCAGGCGCTGACGGAAGACAGCGCCTCACTGCTGCCGGATGAGGTCCGTACCGGCGAAACGCTGTATCTCACGCTGGAACGCATTGCCGCCCGGCTGGGGCCGGAGCGTGTGATGCAGCCCGCACTGGCGGACGACCACCGGCTGGAATGGATGACGCGCTGGCAACCCTCCGACCCGGCCACGCACCAACGCAAAAGCCGCCCACGCCCCTGTGCGGCGCCGCAAACCCCGGAACCCACCTTCCTGCTGGATGCACCGCTGCGGCTGGCCGTGCGGGATCACCGCCCGCAGTACCAGGGCATGCTCACCTTGCTGATCGGGCCAGACCGGGTCGAAGGCGGCTGGTGGGATCGACTGCCGGATGACACCCCGGGCCATCGCAACGTCCTGCGCGACTATTGGGTGGCGGTCAATGCAAACGCCGGGGTGCTGGCCATCTTCCAGGAGCGCCTGGCCGATGGCGAGGGTGCCTGGTATCTGCACGGCATCTACGCCTGA
- a CDS encoding GNAT family N-acetyltransferase — MPHSPSAGLAPDVFTSRLRLRAPHPADLRSLHEALTDPANLRFGTESTGAAARLAHWQALWAADGFGPWAVQLREHPEWGAIGFGGLSRALVTGVPSLLLEFHFRSDFWGCGYAAEMSLAALQMAFRDLKSGEVQSLLPPGNTAARKTVERLGLRLKGSVADHPGEAASLLYEINVAQFQARPPQQPEPTPFGA, encoded by the coding sequence ATGCCGCATTCCCCCTCTGCTGGTCTGGCGCCGGACGTGTTCACGTCCCGCCTGCGTCTGAGAGCGCCTCACCCTGCCGATCTTCGATCGCTGCATGAAGCGCTTACCGACCCGGCCAATCTGCGCTTTGGCACGGAGAGCACGGGGGCAGCGGCCCGTCTGGCGCATTGGCAGGCGTTGTGGGCGGCGGATGGTTTTGGTCCGTGGGCCGTTCAGTTGCGGGAGCATCCTGAATGGGGCGCCATCGGGTTTGGTGGATTGAGCCGCGCGCTGGTCACCGGGGTGCCCTCCCTGCTGCTGGAGTTCCATTTCCGGTCTGATTTCTGGGGGTGTGGTTATGCGGCTGAAATGTCGCTGGCCGCCTTGCAGATGGCGTTTCGGGACCTCAAGTCCGGCGAGGTGCAGTCACTGCTGCCCCCGGGCAACACGGCCGCCCGCAAGACGGTGGAACGATTGGGCCTGCGGCTCAAGGGCTCGGTGGCCGACCATCCCGGCGAAGCCGCCAGCCTGCTGTATGAAATCAATGTGGCCCAGTTCCAGGCCCGTCCGCCGCAGCAGCCGGAGCCGACACCGTTTGGCGCCTGA
- a CDS encoding Crp/Fnr family transcriptional regulator — translation MSVSTPPPSRATREGRPVPPRRPLRERARLATPRELDAIPWLPSLTPSEREQIVARLQVAEVEAGEHICRVGRAASHWFGVIDGLLKLSEAQASARTSGFNGVASGGWWGESTLLRRETYRHDIQALRHSVVAGLPLEAFEDLLATSIAFNRYLLRQLNERMEQLLAAREMERRNDPDLRVARHLAALFHPQLCPGVAGLLRITQQELGLLVGLSRQRVNEALGRLEADRLIAVAYGGVRVLELERLRQYPDVLPPSG, via the coding sequence ATGTCTGTCTCCACACCGCCGCCCTCACGAGCCACCCGGGAGGGCCGTCCAGTCCCACCTCGTCGGCCGCTGCGTGAGCGTGCGCGGTTGGCCACGCCCCGGGAGCTGGACGCCATTCCGTGGCTGCCCTCGCTGACGCCCTCGGAGCGTGAACAGATCGTGGCCCGGCTTCAGGTCGCTGAAGTGGAGGCCGGTGAGCACATCTGCCGGGTGGGTCGGGCGGCCAGCCACTGGTTCGGCGTCATCGACGGCCTGCTGAAGCTGAGCGAAGCACAGGCCAGCGCACGAACCTCGGGCTTCAACGGTGTCGCATCGGGAGGCTGGTGGGGCGAAAGTACCTTGCTGCGGCGGGAGACCTACCGGCATGACATTCAGGCCTTGCGCCACAGTGTCGTGGCCGGCTTGCCGCTGGAAGCATTCGAGGATTTGCTGGCCACCAGCATTGCCTTCAACCGCTACCTGCTCCGCCAGTTGAATGAACGGATGGAGCAACTGCTGGCAGCCCGTGAAATGGAACGGCGCAATGATCCCGACCTGCGGGTGGCCCGCCATCTGGCGGCGCTTTTCCATCCACAACTGTGCCCCGGTGTGGCGGGGCTGCTGCGCATCACGCAACAGGAACTGGGGCTGCTGGTCGGCCTGTCACGGCAGCGGGTGAATGAAGCGCTGGGACGGCTGGAAGCCGACCGCCTGATCGCAGTGGCTTACGGCGGTGTGCGGGTGCTGGAACTGGAGCGGCTGCGGCAGTATCCGGATGTGCTGCCGCCTTCCGGCTGA
- the imuA gene encoding translesion DNA synthesis-associated protein ImuA translates to MSSQLAEVGAWPSPAGLLSPSQNAGRPDAVPLPPTVAEALWRGDSLGRSCNSRWSSGFPALDAELPDGGWPSRQVTEILQPQFSLAEWRLVGPALREVVAQGAAVVLVGPPKRPHLPGLMHLGLGERQLVWIQAQAPSERLWCTEQLIKSNAAGAIMAWLPQASPEQLRRLQVLAQSFDGPVFLFRPLQARHDPSPAPLRVSVEMDVDWQLRVTLLKRKGPAHEQPVMLPSIPGGLELVLTPRVMRPSDWLSHPQRVPASAPLVASAPVAKEVRHAVGRPDSSALSY, encoded by the coding sequence ATGTCTTCCCAGCTTGCCGAGGTGGGGGCCTGGCCCTCTCCAGCGGGACTGCTGTCCCCTTCACAAAATGCCGGCCGCCCCGATGCCGTGCCCCTGCCACCCACCGTGGCGGAGGCCTTGTGGCGGGGTGATTCGCTGGGCCGGTCGTGCAACAGCCGCTGGTCCAGCGGTTTTCCGGCGCTGGATGCGGAACTGCCGGATGGCGGCTGGCCCTCGCGCCAGGTCACCGAGATTCTGCAACCCCAGTTCTCACTGGCCGAATGGCGGCTGGTGGGGCCGGCCTTGCGGGAGGTGGTGGCGCAAGGGGCTGCGGTCGTGCTGGTGGGCCCGCCCAAACGGCCGCACCTGCCGGGATTGATGCATCTCGGGCTGGGCGAACGGCAGTTGGTCTGGATCCAGGCCCAGGCGCCTTCGGAACGCCTGTGGTGTACCGAGCAGTTGATCAAGTCCAATGCGGCCGGTGCCATCATGGCCTGGCTGCCGCAGGCCTCGCCGGAACAGTTGCGCCGCCTGCAGGTGCTGGCCCAGTCGTTTGACGGGCCGGTCTTTCTCTTCCGGCCGCTGCAGGCCCGGCACGACCCGTCGCCTGCGCCCTTGCGGGTGTCGGTGGAGATGGATGTGGACTGGCAACTGCGCGTGACCCTGCTCAAGCGCAAAGGGCCTGCCCATGAGCAACCGGTGATGCTGCCCTCCATTCCTGGCGGGCTGGAGCTGGTGCTGACGCCGCGGGTGATGCGGCCCAGCGATTGGCTGTCCCACCCACAGCGGGTGCCGGCCTCGGCACCGTTGGTGGCCTCGGCCCCTGTTGCGAAGGAGGTCCGCCATGCTGTGGGTCGCCCTGATTCTTCCGCCCTCTCCTACTGA
- a CDS encoding copper chaperone PCu(A)C produces the protein MKMLPSLSVLRVAVPALLLAVAGPVLAQVKVTAPWVRATVAQQSSTGAFMQLQSPKAVKLVSVSTPVAGIVEVHEMAMDGPVMRMRAVPALELPAGKPVELKPGGYHVMLMDLKGPVKEGDQVPFTLVFEGADQKRETVQIKASVKALGAAAKDDHSGHAGHQH, from the coding sequence ATGAAGATGCTTCCGTCCTTGTCCGTTCTGCGCGTGGCCGTCCCCGCCCTGTTGCTGGCCGTGGCCGGCCCCGTGCTGGCCCAGGTCAAGGTGACCGCGCCCTGGGTGCGCGCCACCGTGGCCCAGCAATCGTCCACCGGCGCCTTCATGCAGTTGCAGTCCCCCAAGGCTGTGAAGCTGGTGTCGGTGAGCACACCGGTGGCGGGCATTGTGGAAGTGCACGAAATGGCGATGGACGGCCCCGTCATGCGCATGCGTGCCGTCCCCGCCCTGGAGCTGCCGGCCGGCAAGCCGGTGGAACTCAAGCCCGGGGGTTATCACGTCATGCTGATGGACCTGAAAGGCCCGGTGAAGGAAGGGGATCAGGTGCCCTTCACGCTGGTGTTCGAAGGTGCGGACCAGAAGCGCGAGACGGTGCAGATCAAGGCCAGTGTGAAGGCGCTGGGGGCCGCCGCCAAGGATGACCACTCCGGCCATGCCGGGCATCAGCACTGA
- the blaOXA gene encoding class D beta-lactamase, which produces MLQRLPRHPLAALFAGACLVLGGCNAATAQADGSTATPTPTPTPTPSTTNSRKADADADRRERWTTRPELQRGFNALNTHGTLVLMDSSSRQWMASDAVRAYAGYVPASTFKIPMSLIALETGVAQDENTSFQWDGKKRSMPDWNRDQTLASAYKVSAVWVFQHLARTVGQPTVQQFLYDFRYGNAKAGPVGDTFWLEGDLRISAVGQIEFLRRLHDRELPLSDSTYATARTVMRRDTGPGWTLYAKTGWSTSSEPAIGWFVGWLERDRDPRPIYFALNMDMLKSSLGPKREAVVKDSLRSLGYLD; this is translated from the coding sequence ATGCTTCAACGCCTGCCACGCCACCCTCTCGCTGCCCTGTTTGCCGGTGCCTGCCTCGTCCTCGGCGGCTGCAATGCCGCCACGGCCCAGGCCGATGGCAGCACGGCCACCCCCACCCCCACCCCCACCCCCACGCCCTCGACCACCAACAGCCGCAAGGCCGACGCCGACGCCGACCGCCGCGAACGATGGACCACACGCCCCGAGCTGCAGCGCGGCTTCAACGCCCTCAACACCCACGGCACGCTGGTGCTGATGGACAGCAGCTCGCGGCAATGGATGGCCTCGGACGCTGTCCGGGCCTATGCCGGATATGTCCCGGCCTCCACCTTCAAGATCCCCATGTCCCTCATCGCACTGGAAACCGGCGTGGCCCAGGACGAGAACACCAGCTTCCAGTGGGACGGCAAGAAGCGCAGCATGCCGGACTGGAATCGCGACCAGACCCTGGCGTCCGCCTACAAGGTCTCCGCCGTCTGGGTCTTCCAGCACCTGGCCCGTACCGTGGGCCAGCCCACCGTGCAGCAATTCCTCTACGACTTCCGTTATGGCAATGCCAAAGCCGGTCCGGTGGGAGACACCTTCTGGCTGGAGGGAGACCTGCGCATCAGCGCCGTGGGCCAGATTGAATTCCTGCGGCGCCTGCATGACCGCGAACTGCCCCTCTCCGACTCCACCTACGCCACCGCCCGCACGGTCATGCGACGCGACACGGGCCCCGGCTGGACGCTCTACGCCAAGACCGGCTGGAGCACCAGCTCGGAGCCCGCCATCGGCTGGTTCGTGGGATGGCTGGAGCGCGACCGTGACCCGCGCCCCATCTACTTCGCCCTCAACATGGACATGCTGAAGAGCTCCCTCGGCCCCAAGCGCGAAGCCGTCGTCAAGGACAGCCTGCGCTCGCTGGGCTACCTGGACTGA
- a CDS encoding LysR family transcriptional regulator yields the protein MEIENTAELRLLVECARGGSLTAASKVMNITPAAASAMLKKLEARLGARLVERSTRALRLTASGERMRDYAQRALELLEEGVAQLHEGEPGGARLAGLVLRGRIRMSASSDLTRRVVLPLLDSFLERHPGVELHLNVGDGLQDVVRDEVDIALRYGELADSRLVARRLFDGRRLLVASPDYLRRHGRPQRPEDLSSGHECIRFKIGDRLERQWRFWRRDQLPGPAVDVAVQGQRSADDGGIAHLWALEGRGLTYKSELDVRASLASGALVDVLPDWVGRPMPLHALMPSQRFMPQRIKALVDHLAAGLAQC from the coding sequence ATGGAAATTGAAAATACGGCGGAACTGCGCCTGCTGGTGGAATGCGCACGTGGCGGCAGCCTGACTGCCGCCTCCAAGGTGATGAACATCACCCCGGCGGCGGCCAGCGCCATGTTGAAGAAGCTGGAAGCCCGGCTGGGCGCGCGTCTTGTGGAGCGCAGCACCCGTGCGCTGCGGCTCACCGCCTCAGGCGAGCGGATGCGGGACTATGCGCAGCGTGCGCTGGAGCTGCTGGAAGAAGGGGTGGCGCAACTGCATGAGGGCGAGCCGGGCGGCGCCAGGCTGGCCGGGCTGGTGTTGCGCGGGCGCATTCGCATGAGCGCCTCCAGCGACCTCACCCGGCGCGTGGTGCTGCCGCTGCTGGACAGCTTCCTGGAGCGTCATCCGGGCGTGGAACTCCACCTCAATGTGGGCGACGGCTTGCAGGATGTGGTGCGGGACGAGGTGGATATCGCCTTGCGGTATGGGGAACTGGCCGATTCGCGTCTGGTGGCCCGGCGGCTGTTCGACGGTCGCCGCCTGCTGGTGGCCTCACCGGACTATCTGCGCCGCCATGGCCGGCCGCAGCGGCCGGAGGACCTGAGCAGCGGCCATGAGTGCATCCGCTTCAAGATCGGTGACCGGCTGGAGCGGCAGTGGCGTTTCTGGCGGCGCGACCAACTGCCGGGGCCGGCCGTGGACGTGGCCGTGCAGGGGCAGCGCAGCGCCGACGATGGCGGCATTGCCCATCTGTGGGCACTCGAGGGCCGCGGGCTGACCTACAAGAGCGAACTGGATGTGCGCGCAAGCCTGGCCAGCGGCGCCCTGGTGGATGTGCTGCCCGACTGGGTGGGGCGGCCGATGCCTTTGCATGCGTTGATGCCCAGCCAGCGCTTCATGCCGCAACGCATCAAGGCGCTGGTGGATCATCTGGCGGCCGGGCTGGCTCAGTGCTGA
- a CDS encoding zinc-binding alcohol dehydrogenase family protein has product MKAVGYLKNLPITEPESLIDLDLPMPMAGPKDLLVEIRAVAVNPVDTKIRKNRPAAEGEPVVLGWDAVGHVRAMGPEVTGFAVGDRVWYAGDLTRPGSNAQFQAVDHRIVSKAPQSLSDAEAAALPLTAITAWEMLHDRLQVRRDTREVSLLVTGAAGGVGSILVQLARQCAHLTVIGTSSDPDGAGGDWLRELGAHHVINHRQPLAPQVAALQAQGVPPVRHVASLTHTPAHYADLVDLLEPQGQLALIDDFAGTDVDVMALKRKALSLHWELMFTRSLFNTHDIQEQGRLLAEVAGLVDAGQVRTTLAEVLGPINAQTLRRAHELQESQRQQGKLVLQGF; this is encoded by the coding sequence ATGAAAGCTGTTGGTTATCTCAAGAATCTGCCCATCACCGAGCCTGAGTCGCTGATTGATCTGGATCTGCCGATGCCCATGGCGGGCCCCAAGGATCTGCTGGTGGAAATCCGTGCGGTGGCGGTGAACCCGGTCGACACCAAGATCCGCAAGAACCGCCCGGCTGCCGAGGGCGAACCGGTGGTGCTGGGCTGGGACGCTGTGGGCCATGTGCGGGCCATGGGTCCTGAGGTGACTGGCTTTGCCGTGGGTGACCGGGTCTGGTATGCGGGTGACCTCACCCGCCCCGGCAGCAATGCCCAGTTCCAGGCGGTGGATCACCGCATCGTCTCCAAGGCGCCTCAATCCCTGAGTGATGCCGAAGCGGCCGCGCTCCCGCTGACTGCCATCACCGCCTGGGAAATGCTGCATGACCGTCTGCAGGTCCGCCGCGACACCCGCGAGGTCAGCCTGCTGGTCACTGGCGCTGCCGGCGGCGTGGGGTCCATCCTGGTGCAGTTGGCCCGCCAATGCGCCCACCTCACCGTGATTGGCACCAGCTCCGACCCGGACGGTGCTGGCGGCGACTGGCTGCGTGAATTGGGGGCTCACCACGTGATCAACCACCGCCAGCCGCTGGCTCCGCAAGTCGCGGCGCTGCAGGCGCAGGGCGTGCCGCCGGTGCGCCATGTGGCCAGCCTCACCCACACGCCGGCCCACTATGCCGACCTGGTGGACCTGCTGGAACCGCAAGGCCAGTTGGCGCTGATTGACGACTTTGCCGGCACCGATGTGGACGTCATGGCCCTCAAGCGCAAAGCACTCTCCCTGCACTGGGAACTGATGTTCACCCGCAGCCTCTTCAACACACACGACATCCAGGAGCAAGGCCGCCTGCTGGCCGAGGTGGCCGGCTTGGTGGATGCGGGCCAGGTGCGCACCACACTGGCGGAGGTGCTGGGCCCCATCAACGCCCAGACCCTGCGCCGCGCGCACGAGCTGCAAGAGAGCCAACGCCAGCAAGGCAAGCTGGTGCTTCAGGGTTTCTGA
- a CDS encoding error-prone DNA polymerase, producing the protein MSPPSADRSAAPRPSLDLSSTAAASAAEAPQLPDYAELRCISNFSFLKGASWPEELVERAKALGYQALALTDECSMAGMVRAHVAAKAHGVRLLVGSQFEVQEASCDFTLVVLACNLNGYGNLCQLISRLRRASDKGTYRCTLRDIGPQDLDDCVVVACPDRFAQPEPLMALARWLLLRFIGRCWLGVDQLRRSDDEIRLLRLRELSALTEIPLVAVGNVTMHVRSRKPLQDVLTATRLCKPLTECGQALERNAERHLRARGRLGISFPPDLLAETLQVAARCDFSLDELRYRYPDEVVPDGETPASHLRRLTYEGAGRRWPQGIPAAISEQIERELTLIEELHYEHYFLTVADIVEFARSQGILCQGRGSAANSVVCYCTGVTEVDPGRMQVLFERFISKERNEPPDIDIDFEHERREEVIQYLYRKYTRDRAALAAVVISYRVKSALRDVGKALGFDPEALDALCSNHQWWDGMDIDAERLAEVGLDMQQLAVRQLLDLTRTLLGFPRHLSQHPGGFVLTQGPLTRMVPVENASMPDRTVIEWDKDDLDAVGLLKVDVLGLGMLTALRKTLALISERDGDVLGLQDIPSEDRKTYEMISRADTIGVFQIESRAQRSMLPRLKPRCFYDLVIEVAIVRPGPIQGGMVHPYLQRRQQLEPVDYPSEALKVVLERTLGVPVFQEQVMQIAMVAAGFTGGEADGLRRSMAAWKRKGGLQKYYDKIVQGMTSRGYQLEFAQAIFEQIKGFSEYGFPESHAASFALLVYSSSWLKCHRPTEFLAGMLNSQPLGFYSPSQLVQDAQRHGVVVLPPDVMYSDWDCTLEPCEASRAADSHATDSPAEQRSMRRTPMAVRLGLRLVKGLQKASAQAIQEARAQAPFDDAEDVARRAGLNQQQMTMLASGDALASLSGHRRQQMWDAAAQHAPPPLLRSAPVQEDFLELPQAPEGEDIVFDYASLGLTLRSHPLALLRPLLQQRRLMTAAELDASPDGRVVRGCGIVTVKQQPATAKGTIFISLEDETGDVQVIVHRKLWQRQRQVMLHARLLAVRGQWQRKGEVRNLIAGYLEDLTPLLGRLQTESRDFH; encoded by the coding sequence ATGAGCCCGCCCTCCGCAGACCGGTCTGCGGCCCCCCGCCCGTCCTTGGACCTTTCCAGCACCGCCGCTGCGTCCGCCGCTGAAGCGCCGCAGCTGCCGGACTATGCCGAGCTGCGCTGCATCAGCAACTTCAGTTTCCTGAAGGGCGCGAGCTGGCCGGAAGAGCTGGTGGAGCGGGCCAAGGCCCTGGGCTACCAGGCGCTGGCGCTGACCGATGAATGCAGCATGGCCGGCATGGTGCGAGCGCATGTCGCGGCCAAGGCGCATGGAGTGCGGCTGCTGGTGGGCAGCCAGTTCGAGGTGCAGGAGGCGTCCTGCGATTTCACGCTGGTGGTGCTGGCCTGCAACCTCAATGGCTACGGCAATCTGTGCCAGCTGATTTCCCGCCTGCGACGTGCCAGCGACAAAGGCACCTACCGCTGCACGCTGCGCGACATCGGCCCGCAGGACCTCGATGACTGCGTGGTGGTGGCCTGCCCGGACCGGTTTGCCCAGCCGGAGCCGCTGATGGCGCTGGCGCGCTGGCTGCTGTTGCGCTTCATCGGGCGCTGCTGGCTGGGCGTGGACCAGTTGCGTCGCAGTGATGACGAAATCCGTTTGCTGCGTCTGCGGGAGCTGAGCGCCCTCACCGAAATTCCGCTGGTGGCGGTGGGCAATGTCACGATGCATGTGCGCAGCCGCAAGCCCCTGCAGGACGTGCTCACGGCCACGCGGCTGTGCAAACCGCTCACCGAATGCGGCCAGGCACTGGAGCGCAATGCCGAGCGGCATCTGCGCGCCCGGGGGCGCCTGGGCATCAGCTTCCCGCCGGACCTGCTGGCCGAAACGCTGCAGGTGGCGGCGCGCTGCGACTTCAGCCTGGACGAGTTGCGCTACCGCTATCCCGATGAAGTGGTGCCGGACGGCGAGACCCCCGCTTCGCACCTGCGCCGCCTCACCTATGAGGGCGCAGGACGCCGCTGGCCACAGGGCATCCCGGCGGCCATCAGCGAGCAGATCGAACGCGAACTCACGCTCATCGAGGAACTGCACTATGAGCATTACTTCCTCACCGTGGCCGACATCGTCGAGTTTGCGCGCTCCCAGGGCATTCTCTGCCAGGGCCGGGGCAGCGCGGCCAACTCGGTGGTCTGCTACTGCACAGGTGTCACCGAGGTGGACCCGGGCCGGATGCAGGTGCTGTTTGAGCGCTTCATCAGCAAGGAACGCAACGAGCCGCCGGACATCGACATCGACTTCGAGCACGAACGCCGCGAGGAAGTCATCCAGTACCTCTACCGCAAATACACCCGGGACCGTGCCGCGCTGGCGGCGGTGGTCATTTCCTACCGGGTCAAGAGTGCGTTGCGAGATGTGGGCAAGGCGCTGGGATTCGACCCGGAAGCGCTGGATGCGCTCTGCAGCAACCACCAGTGGTGGGACGGCATGGACATTGATGCCGAGCGCCTGGCCGAGGTGGGGCTGGACATGCAGCAATTGGCCGTGCGCCAACTGCTGGACCTCACCCGCACCCTGCTGGGATTCCCGCGGCATCTCTCGCAGCATCCCGGCGGTTTTGTGCTGACACAAGGCCCGCTGACCCGCATGGTGCCGGTGGAAAACGCCTCCATGCCGGACCGCACCGTCATTGAATGGGACAAGGACGACCTGGACGCAGTGGGCCTGCTCAAGGTGGATGTGCTGGGTCTGGGCATGCTGACGGCCCTGCGCAAGACGCTGGCGCTGATCAGCGAGCGGGATGGGGATGTATTGGGTCTGCAGGACATTCCGTCGGAAGACCGCAAGACCTACGAGATGATCTCGCGGGCCGACACCATCGGGGTCTTCCAGATCGAAAGCCGGGCGCAGCGCAGCATGCTGCCACGGCTCAAGCCCCGCTGCTTCTACGACCTGGTGATCGAGGTGGCCATCGTGCGGCCGGGCCCCATCCAGGGCGGCATGGTGCATCCCTACCTGCAGCGGCGTCAGCAGCTGGAGCCGGTGGACTATCCCAGCGAGGCCTTGAAGGTGGTGCTGGAGCGCACCCTGGGGGTGCCGGTCTTCCAGGAGCAGGTCATGCAGATTGCCATGGTGGCGGCCGGCTTCACGGGCGGGGAGGCGGATGGTCTGCGGCGCTCGATGGCCGCCTGGAAACGCAAGGGCGGGCTGCAGAAGTACTACGACAAGATCGTGCAGGGCATGACCTCGCGGGGTTATCAGCTGGAATTTGCGCAGGCCATCTTCGAGCAGATCAAAGGGTTCTCGGAATACGGCTTTCCGGAATCGCATGCAGCTTCATTTGCCTTGCTGGTCTACAGCAGCAGTTGGCTCAAATGCCATCGGCCGACCGAATTCCTGGCGGGCATGCTCAATTCGCAGCCGCTGGGTTTTTACTCCCCCAGCCAGTTGGTGCAGGATGCACAGCGCCATGGCGTGGTGGTGTTGCCACCGGACGTGATGTACAGCGATTGGGACTGCACCCTGGAACCCTGCGAAGCCAGCCGTGCGGCGGACAGCCACGCCACCGACAGCCCCGCCGAGCAGAGATCGATGCGGCGCACGCCGATGGCGGTGCGGCTGGGCCTGCGGCTGGTGAAGGGGTTGCAGAAGGCCTCCGCACAAGCCATTCAGGAGGCACGTGCCCAAGCGCCATTTGACGATGCGGAGGATGTGGCCAGGCGGGCCGGCCTGAACCAGCAGCAGATGACGATGCTGGCGTCGGGGGACGCCCTGGCGAGCCTGAGCGGACACCGCCGCCAGCAGATGTGGGATGCGGCCGCCCAGCATGCGCCCCCGCCGCTGCTGCGCTCGGCACCGGTGCAGGAGGATTTTCTGGAACTGCCGCAGGCACCGGAGGGTGAGGACATCGTCTTTGACTATGCCTCGCTGGGCCTGACGCTGCGCAGCCATCCGCTGGCGCTGTTGCGGCCCTTGCTGCAGCAACGCCGGCTGATGACGGCGGCCGAGCTGGATGCCTCACCGGATGGACGGGTGGTGCGCGGGTGCGGCATCGTCACCGTCAAGCAGCAGCCGGCAACGGCCAAGGGCACCATCTTCATCTCGCTGGAAGACGAGACCGGCGATGTGCAGGTGATCGTGCACCGCAAGCTGTGGCAGCGGCAGCGTCAGGTGATGCTGCATGCACGGCTGCTGGCGGTGCGGGGGCAGTGGCAGCGCAAGGGGGAGGTGCGCAACCTCATCGCGGGTTATCTGGAAGACCTCACGCCGCTGCTGGGGCGTCTGCAGACGGAAAGCCGCGATTTCCACTGA